In the Colletotrichum lupini chromosome 4, complete sequence genome, CAGGTTACCTCACATCGCCGCTGATCCCGCCTTTCCACGCCATCGCTAATGTGATTGCGGGCATCATCATCTTCTTCGTTATCGTCTCTTCCGGCATCCACTTTTCCGGAACCTGGTATTCCGACTACTTCCCCGTACAGAGCTCCGAATCTTTCGACAATACTGGCGCCGTCTACAACGTCACCCGAATCCTCGATGCTAACTTGCAATTCAACGAGACCGCCTACAACGACTACTCTCCTCTCTACCTGCCGACTCAATTCGCTCTGGCCTACGCTCTGTCGTTCGCCGCCGTAGCTGCCGTTGTCGTCCACGTTGTTCTGTACCATGGCACCGAAATTTGGGGTCAGTTCAAGCTGGCACGCCATCAAGAGGACGACGTGCACATGCGTTTGATGAAGAAGTATCGTGACGCCGAGGACTGGTGGTATCTGGGTACGTTTTGTCGATGGTATTTTCCTTTGACCTAGGCTAACAATCATTCTCAGCACTCTTCGTCGTCATGGTTGCCATCTCGTTTGGTGTTGTTGCCGGGTGGCCAACTGGGTTCCCTGCGTGGGCCTACGTTGTGTGCATTCTGATTCCCGTATTCTGGCTCATTCCTATCGGCATCGTACAGGCCATCACCAACATCCAGCTCGGCCTCAACGTTTTGACCGAGTTCATCATCGGTTACATGGTGCCGGGCCGACCCCTCGCGATGATGATGTTTAAGAACTACGGCTACATCTGCATGTCGCAAGCGCTGTACTTTGCACAGGATCTCAAGCTCGGTCACTACATGAAGGTCCCCCCTCGTACCATGTTCGCCTCTCAGCTTGTCGCGTCGCTCTGGTCAGCTATCGTTCAGATTGCTGTCATGAACTGGGCCCTCGGCACCATCCCCGACGTCTGCCAGCCCGACCAGCCCAACAGCTACACATGCCCCGGTGGTCGTGTCTTCTTCACCGCATCAATCATCTGGGGTGCGATCGGCCCCGCCCGCATCTTTTCCGGCCAAGCTCTGTACGCCTCTCTCCAGTGGTTCTGGCTCGTTGGCGCCATCACACCAGTTATTACTTGGTTCCTTGCCCGGAAGTGGCCCAAGAGCATCTGGCGCTACGTCAACACCCCCCTCCTCTACGGAGGTTCCGGCTGGCTCCCCCCTGCCAGTGTCTACATCTACCTCTGCTGGGCGCTCGTCGGCACCATCTTCAACTTCTTCATCAAGCGTCGCTACACTGGCTGGTGGTTGCAATACAACTACATTACCTCGGCAGCTCTCGATTGTGGCCTCATCGTGGCCACCCTCATCATCTTCTTCACGCTGTACCTCACATCCGCCAGGCCACCACAATGGTGGGGTAATGTCGACGTATTTCAAACGATGGACTGGAAGGGAACGGCAATCAGGACGCAAGTGGCACCTGGCGAGATTATTGGCCCCAGTCGCTGGCCTTGAGAGTTTGACGAGGATGTGAAAATTTGAGAAGCGTATTAATGATGTTCAGTTGGACAAGGATATAGGAGTTTGGTGGCTTCCTGAACGTATGTATCACGGTCTCACGGCCCTTGGGGAGGAGTATTTGGGTATTGCTATTATTTCACGACTCTGATACGAGGATTATCTGTACGGCTGATGATACCTCGGTGCGAATCTACTTGCccgtctttttataagtgtGAATCAACGATAGTATTTACGTTGCAACTCAACTCCAGTTGCATATGGTGTTGTGAAGAGTGCCGCTTTATGCCAAGTAACGATATCTTACTTGCTCACGGTGTTTTTTTAGTGTTATTTTGAGTGTACAACGCGGCTTCCCAATGGAAATTGATAGCAGCGACAAGCGTGCAAACTGCCTCGATTGGAGGTTCGCCTTCCTCAACTCGGCACTCGACGCTATTGGGGCAGGTTCTCGGTGCATTTGACTTTCTACGAAGGAGCATCACATTGAGAAGCTCACTTACCTCTAATTCTCTTACCTGGGCACATTTGTCGCAAAGACCTCACCTGCTTCGAGCTTTGAGCTTCCAGATCCATCGTACACCCTTCTCGACATCCGACAATCCGCCTGGCTTGAAGCAACGAAACATCACATCGCTACGAGTACATGTACCTGCTAGAATACCCCCAAAAGTTCGCTGATGAATACAATGGCCGGACCCAGCCCTGCCTCTTGGAACGAACCACCAATCGCTCCACTCCTTTCCCCCTACCGCGAAGATAAGAGCAAGAGACTACATAGCCGCGAAGGCAGCCGCAGCAGCGGCAAAAGCCAGTCCTTCTTGGCGTCCTTGGAAAGGCTGAATTCTCAATCTAACTGGAGCATGGGATCGATGAAAAAGAAGCAGGCCATGCTCGTGTCGCGGATGACGCCGTCTCGGGGGACACGGAGGTCGAGGGCATCGACCGAGTCCCGGGGGCCCTTTTCGTCCAAAGAGGACTTCGATGTCGACGACGTTGACGATGTAGACGACCTGGAGCTGCCGCCGAATATCCTGGCGGATAATTGGGGTTCTTCGGCACCTTCTTCTGGTTCGGAGCAGCGTCCAAGGCGTCGTGGCAGCAAGAAGCCGAAGAAGAGGGTGGCGAAGAAGGAGCAGAAGAAGAGAGGGTTTCGGGCCAGGCTTCGACGACTCCTCGGTCGGGataagaagaagagcaaGGGTGGTCACGAGTCGCCATACAGCCACAGGGAGACAAGACAAAACATGCAGAGCGAGGACTCGGGACTGTCTGATCAGCAAGATGCCACGGCAGAGCGGAATCCTCAACCAACCAAGGCTGGCCTATCTCCACCGATAGAGAATACGCCTCGATCCAGCTGCCGCAACATTCTCAGGTACGAACAAGCAATGTTGATATCGCTGGATAGGACTTCGGAGCTAGTACACTAATATAAAGACCACCAGAGACGCTTTCGCCCAAAATCGAGCTGAGGCAAAGGAGGAGCCGACCGATAGACCGAAGGAAGCTGTCAAGCCCATGGATGATGGACATACGACAAAGCAGTGAGCTACTCCTATTCAACGGCTCAACATGCCTTGATAACGGAGATTGGCAAATAGCAGCACGAAGCTGTTGGGGTCCTTTGTGGCAATGCCCTTCAAGAACATCCCAAGACCTATCGGCCTGATTATGGTGTGGATGAATGGCGTAAGTTTGTACATTTTCGTATAGATGGTTTCTTTTGGCGGACCTCATTCCGATCCTAATACACTTCCTCTTCCTAAGAATACCAAATTGCTACCTTTGGCCGATGCTACTCGATAGATCTAGGGTATTCAGAAGAATGCTTGACCATCTATCGCGGCCGAACCAGTGCTGGAACACACGGCAAGATGGCGCCAGGAAATCTGTCTCGGAATTTGAGACACTAAGCATCGATATTTCGGTTCGACGTTGCCTTGGATTAAGGCCGTAGTGGAAGTCACCGCCACCTCGGTTTATCGCCTGGAATATGTCAGATCTCATCGCTGATGAACGCAATTCCAAAGCGCAGGAGAAGGATCTCGACCACTCCCTCCCGTGACGGAATGAGACGACATTTCCTGGTGGCGCTGTGCCTGACTAGCGAGGCCTGACTCCCGGGGGCTCTTTATAAGTGCTTATCGCCCTTCCCATGTCTAATGAGCGAATCCTTCTGAATCATCGGGGGCGAGCTTCATCCCTCATCATCACGATCATCGCAGGGGAACGAAGAACGTCTTACTTGAGCCTCTTGAATGGAACTTATCAACAGAACGTCATGCTGGCGGAGCGGGTCCCGATCCAATCCCAGCCGTGCCCCATTTGACCACCCAGCCGGGTTCATCTCCGTGGTCTCCCCGAGATTTGCGAACGATCTAACAAGCTTGACAGGTTTGACAGCGTCTGTATTGCATGTCTCTTTCAGGTTCATTGTCTTTCGGAACTTTGTGTCAGTCCAGACAATGGGGAGGAGGGGCCAGGGGGCCAGGGGCACGAGGAGACATGCCAATGCAGACTTACCTCCCTTGCTCAACAAATACCAGTGAGAGGGGGGTCTCGTACGGATATGTTGTCTCACTCTCTTCTCCAGGCACAGGAAGACAACGATAGTGCATTTGCATTTCGTCGGGGCGGGAATAAGAAAAGGGGAGAGGACGAGAGGGCGGAGAGGAAAAAGCAAAAAACAACAACAATGAGGAACACGTCCTCTGTCCATCTCCCTTGTTTTCTGACGAAGTTTTAGTGACACCAAGGAAAAGCCTCCTGAGACAGGCTGAGTCAGTGACGGGCAAACAAAATACAAGAAAGTCTGGGACAGATTTCGCAACCATGATCTCTTTTGGAGCAAGCAGCAAGACAAGCAAGACGGGATTTGCGACTCTAGTGCTCTGTTTCTGGTATTTGGCTCGTATAAAGCAAAAGGGAAAGACGCATGGAGGTCGAAGATGTTGCTTGGTTCTGCGACTTTTGTCATTACACAGGAGACACACACCCAAACTCAACCCCATATCCACACACTTCCACTCGTGATATTTGGTGGGGGATCAACGGTCGAAATCAACAATCCGTTACCATCAAATCAGCTTTCTTGACTTCAAGTCTACTATAACGAGAGTCATTGTTGAATCCATCTATCGCTTTTTACCTTGAGCAGAAATTTGAGGCCATTCCACTCAGACCATGTCATTCGTAAGAGAAAGTAGCAAACACACGAGACTTTACGAGACGATATCTGGTTGCCGAGGGCCTGCTCTTCTACGACCGCGGCCGCCCTGACGCACTCATTTTATCAATCTACTTTGAATCACTATACGAGAGGAGACCGACTCCTCCAGACCGGGCCAACCCTTcacaaaaaaagaaaagctcACTTTTCCATTGTCGGAAGGAAGCTGAAAGACACGATTCCAGTTGGCGCATACGGGCGCTTTTAATCGACTTGGCCATTTGGGATTCGGAATCGTTCCTTTCCGGAAAGTCGCAAGCACAAGAGGCGAGGAGGCCTCTCACACGTCCACCAGGTTCATCAACGCACCACGCGACGAAATATTTACACGAAATACGTGTAAAGGCCGTACGTTCGACGCGGCAAAGGGAAGGGCAAGGGGAGAGGAACAGAATGGGTCGGAGCGGGTACGATACCACAGACCTGGGAGGATTcgcaaagaagaagaagccgaGGTCTGTCGGCGGTGCTGGTACGagtgctggtgctggtgccCAGGCAAGCCTCGCTATTCAGAACGACGGCGGTGATTACGGAGCCTCGGCTCAGAGGGCGATGATGCAGCGGCAGATGCAGATGCAGATGGCGCAACAGCAgtcacagcagcagcagcagcagcaacaacggCAGATGGGAGGATGGAACGGCACGGGTTCGGGGTCTTCCGCTTCCGCGTCGGCTTCGAGTAAGAATCGGGCTGGGGGCGGCGGTGATGGGGCTGCAGCTAAGAAGTAGAGGTACTGTAAACTAAGGATGGATGGCTTCGTTCAGAGGGTTCATGAGACTCGGGATGTCGGCTGCTCGGTAGTATGGTTGTGTTCACTTGATCTTCCATATTTTGTGTGGGACGTTCGAGACTGATGGGAATTCCAACCAGTGTGGAGGAGTAGTCAATTGAATTGTTAGACAGGGCTCAGGGGCTAGATGTTTGATGAGCCAATAAGTTCGGGTGCGCGGTGtaagtgagagagagaacaAAGCGGGATGAATCGACGCGCTGACGAGGTTCAGCAGAAAACCACATAAGTTGACATCAGCTTTGGGCCTTGAGGGCGATGGCTGTGGCGCCTCCCCTTAGCCTCTCAGATGGACGACAAAGAGTGTTTACGCCGTCCGTCGGCTATCAACGCGCAGTCTACGGCTGACTAAAGGACAAGAGGCGAGATACCAGCCCGATGTCATTGAGGAGGTGGAAAGGGAAGCTTCGTTGGTTGGAGCATTGGCAGGCCCTACGGGAACCGGACTGCGTCGCATCTATAAATGGGGCACAAGAACTCCAGGTCTCGCAGTGCGTGGACTATGGAACATCTGTTTTGGCGACTGGAGCGTATGGTTGAGAGATACTGCAAGGTGAAGAGTGGTGATGTAGGAGGTATGTACCCAAAAATCAGATGAGTAGTAGTAAAGTTTGAAGTTCTGTTCTATGTCCTATTTCGTGACACACATCGGTACATGCATCCTTTTGTACTGACAAAGGTAATACGAAACGCTAAATTGAGGAAAAGGGGTATCGATCCGGAGAAGGGAAGAAAGTAGCAAAACGTTGGAACAAGGCGTATCATCGTAGAAACCTAGCCCATCATCATTCGATCATGGCCCGAGACGTAATCCGAACCGGGACATCCTTTAGCTATACTGAGGCGGGTGCTGAGTCGGCGCCGTCTGAGAAGGCGGCTGCGGCATGTAATACTCGGCCGCCGCGCCGGTGGGAGCCGGAGCAGCACCGGTCGCCGGGGGCGGAGCAGGTGACGGAGACCGGTAATGGGGCGCGTAGCCCATGGGCTCATACTTGCTGTCTGCGTTGTTGTTATTGTTGTGGGTACCGGCTCCGGCTCCGGCATACCAAGAGTCTCGGGTCCCGGTGTCATCGGATCTCCTGCCTTCTTCAATCTTGGCGTATGTGCCGCCAGCGGAGCGCTTGGTttcgtcgccgtcgccgccacTTCCTCCGGACTTTTCCCTGCGCCGGGAGATGAATTTTCGGTAGAGGGTAAAGGGGATCCAGAGGCCCGTGGAGACGAGGAGGGCGTGGCCGAGGACGTGGCCGATGCGGAATTTCTTTCCTTCCTTTTTGCGCTTGTGTTCTGTTCTCCGGTGTAAGTCATGCTGTTCTCGGATACTCCTGCAATAAGACGAGCCTTACCTTTGACCGTGTAAAACGCGAGCGAGACCAGGAACAGGACAAACCACACAACCAGGACGATGATGAGAATCCGGGCCCAGAGGGGAAGCGCGCTGAagccgccgcctcctccaCCTCCCCCGCCTCCGCCGGCGGCACCGACGCGGCCGCCGCCTTTGTACTTGTTCTTTCCGCTCTTTGATTTGGATGATTTTGAGGATTTGCTGCCGCCGCTGGAACCGCGGCTGCCGCTGGAGCCACCGCCTTTGGGGACGCGGGACTCGAGGATGAAGTCCATGTGTGCTTGGGTCGGATTGGGTTTGTTGGTAGGTGTGTTGCTGTTACTGTTGTGAGCTGGCGGCGGCGCTTAGATCGATTGGTTCTCGTCCCTCGCTGGAGGATATCTGATTGGTTGTGGGAGACTCTGTTACACAAGACACTCGAACTGAGGGGAAGATGTGATTGAGGAAATGTTCGATGAAGCAAAGTAAGAATGGATCTAAGGCTGAAGacagtgagagagagagagagcagcGGGCTGCCAAGTCTTTAAGTATCAAAGACACCGCAAGCGTCTTACATGCGTCGACTGGCGGCCGGCGGTTTAgtcccaccaccaccaccacgcaCCCAGGCCACCGAACATTGGCCTTTGATCTGAGCCCTGCTAGTTACACCGTCACACACCGTACAGATACAGATGGTCTGGGGGTGAGGCGGGGGTTGAACTTGTTGGTTGGGCGGCCCCCTCTCTCGTCATTTCTGTCCTGCAATCTTTTTGACCTCTTTTGAGAGGCTGCGCAGCTGCGCATATTCATCAAACCCCGAAACTAGGAAGTTAGTTGTAAGCAAGGAAAACAAGCTTGACCTGCCCAGCAGAAAGACACTTGGAGGATGCCATGAATTGGCCCAGCAGACGGCGACGATCACGTCTCTGCCACTCTGGCAAGGTCTGGCTGGCTGGTGAGAAAGAGCGAGGAGACCGAGTTGACAAGGTGTGATTGAGGATTTTCTTAGTCTGGTCTTGGCAAAAGATCAGCCGTAGGTGATACCATTCGCCAATTTGCGCGCAAAAGGTACAACGGTATTCGTAGCGTGGTATAATCTCGCCATGACAGCCCGCCAGGGGCTCTTCCTTGGCGCCGTCCTAGCTCGTGGTAATAGGCTGTAGCCTGTAGGTACGAGATGCTCCATAGGAGAGAGGAAAAGTCGAAGAAGTCGCGACTTGATAGTTCCTCATTCGGCATCGCGGTAACCACAGTATTGGGCGGTGTTCTCAAAGCTGCCAGGGGGGCATGCATGGTGTATACTTGCAAGCGCTGTTGGAGGGATGACCCCTTCTGAACCTGGAGACTGACCAAGACCAAGACCAAGAACCCCCAGTTGGCAGCATCAACAGCGGGGGACCTGGCGTAGCTTTCAATCAGCCTTACGGAGCGGCCATGTGCGGTCCTCCCTCCCCCTTCTGTTCTGGAGAACTGGAGCACCACGGAGGCAACCGGAGGGCTGTGATTCCCTGAGAGGCTTGTGAGAGGAGGGACCAATGCTTCCCTCGGAGCTTATCGCACATTTAGTACAGGGGCATAATCCCAGTGGAGTGGACCAAGGTAAGGTCGTGCCAAACTCCCATGCTCCCTGGAAGCTTATTTCTCCATGTGCTCGACTTGACTCCGCTCTCATACTGGTGTATCCGTAGTCAGCGCCAATGCTCTCGCTCTTCCAGGAAACAATTTACGAACATGTTCCCACCCTCTAGGCATCTATAATACAATCCTTGGCAACGATGGCATCTACAATCTCACAGGCCTCTTGGAACTTTGGAGTATCCGTAGAGAGAAGGACAGCGAGAGACGATCGAAGTCGTAAGGAGACGAGAGGGCGGTCGCGACGTCATTTGAGTAACACTGATTGCAGATCGTCGCCCGGCACACGTTGAACTTTT is a window encoding:
- a CDS encoding OPT family small oligopeptide transporter; its protein translation is MPSIFRKRGEPEEITPYPALEDDAEATGIEPLKALAQFEKAHKLDPNMPIDELNDVDTALATGNAEKGLEIEQALMEDNSPYPEVRAVVRNYDVDLPANTIRAWVIGMLLCTVGSGVNMLFSLRNPSVTITTYVVQLIAYPIGLGWDLVMPDKEQNVFGVKFNLKPGRFNYKEHVIIVAMSNAAYGGGVLYATDVLLAQQLFYKQHFGWAFQLLFGITTLCTGYGLAGLARRFLVWPSAMIWPSNLVNCALFYTLHDHSGSDPTKTNGWKIGRYRWFLIVSSGAFIWYWFPGWIFQGLSYFTWICWIAPKNEIVNKVFGGLSGYGLMPISFDWTVISGYLTSPLIPPFHAIANVIAGIIIFFVIVSSGIHFSGTWYSDYFPVQSSESFDNTGAVYNVTRILDANLQFNETAYNDYSPLYLPTQFALAYALSFAAVAAVVVHVVLYHGTEIWGQFKLARHQEDDVHMRLMKKYRDAEDWWYLALFVVMVAISFGVVAGWPTGFPAWAYVVCILIPVFWLIPIGIVQAITNIQLGLNVLTEFIIGYMVPGRPLAMMMFKNYGYICMSQALYFAQDLKLGHYMKVPPRTMFASQLVASLWSAIVQIAVMNWALGTIPDVCQPDQPNSYTCPGGRVFFTASIIWGAIGPARIFSGQALYASLQWFWLVGAITPVITWFLARKWPKSIWRYVNTPLLYGGSGWLPPASVYIYLCWALVGTIFNFFIKRRYTGWWLQYNYITSAALDCGLIVATLIIFFTLYLTSARPPQWWGNVDVFQTMDWKGTAIRTQVAPGEIIGPSRWP